The following are from one region of the Plodia interpunctella isolate USDA-ARS_2022_Savannah chromosome 23, ilPloInte3.2, whole genome shotgun sequence genome:
- the LOC128680241 gene encoding uncharacterized protein LOC128680241: protein MGVTFLQANLNHSARAQDLLLQSMAEWDLDVAVVAEPYAVPSLPHWAGDLDGLVAIVARPGAAPPLAIKKRGNGFVVAVRGEYAIIGVYFSPNRDLPALERFLDALGPEIRRLAPLKVFVAGDFNAKSTAWGNPATEPKGRKVEEWALAAGLSLLNRGTAHTCVRRTGGSVV, encoded by the coding sequence atgggggtcaccttcctccaggccaacctcaaccactccgctagggcgcaggatctcctcctgcaatccatggcggagtgggatttggatgtcgcggtggtcgcggagccgtacgcggttccctccctgccccactgggcgggggatctggatggcctcgtggccatcgtggctaggcctggtgccgcccctcccctcgcgattaagaagagagggaacggctttgtggtggcggttcggggagagtacgccataattggtgtttacttctccccgaaccgggatTTGCCGGCCCTGGAGCGGTTCTTGGATGCTCTGGGGCCGGAGATAAGGCGGTTAGCGCCCCTAAAGGTCTTCGTGGCCGGtgacttcaacgccaaatcaacggcgtgggggaacccggccacggagcccaaggggcgaaaggtggaagagtgggcgctggccgcggggctgtctctcctaaacagggggacagcccacacgtgcgtgcgacggacgggcggatcggtggtg
- the LOC128680240 gene encoding uncharacterized protein LOC128680240, with protein MGVTFLQANLNHSAKAQDLLLQSMAEWDLDVAVVAEPYAVPSLPHWAGDLDGLVAIVARPGAAPPLAIKKRGNGFVVAVRGEYAIIGVYFSPNRDLPALERFLDALGPEIRRLAPLKVFVAGDFNAKSTAWGNPATEPKGRKVEEWALAAGLSLLNRGTAHTCVRRTGGSVV; from the coding sequence ATGGGGGTCACCTTCCTCCAGGCCAACCTCAACCACTCCGCTAAGGCGCAGGATCTCCTCCTGCAATCCATGGCGGAGTGGGATTTGGATGTCGCGGTGGTCGCGGAGCCGTACGCGGTTCCCTCCCTGCCCCACTGGGCGGGGGATCTGGATGGCCTCGTGGCCATCGTGGCTAGGCCTGGTGCCGCCCCTCCCCTCGCGATTAAGAAGAGAGGGAACGGCTTTGTGgtggcggttcggggagagtacgccataattggtgtttacttctccccgaaccgggatTTGCCGGCCCTGGAGCGGTTCTTGGATGCTCTGGGGCCGGAGATAAGGCGGTTAGCGCCCCTAAAGGTCTTCGTGGCCGGtgacttcaacgccaaatcaacggcgtgggggaacccggccacggagcccaaggggcgaaaggtggaagagtgggcgctggccgcggggctgtctctcctaaacagggggacagcccacacgtgcgtgcgacggacgggcggatcggtggtg